From a single Leopardus geoffroyi isolate Oge1 chromosome E1, O.geoffroyi_Oge1_pat1.0, whole genome shotgun sequence genomic region:
- the LOC123603644 gene encoding keratin-associated protein 4-3-like, which yields MVNSCCGSVCSEQGCGQETCCRPSCCQTTCCRTTCCRPSCCGSSCCQPCCRPSCCQTTCCRTTCCRPSCCGSSCCQPCCRPTCCQTTCCRTTCCRPSCCGSSCCGSSCCRPSCCISSCCRPCCGGSSCCGSSCCQPCCRPTCCQTTCCRPTCCVSSCCRPCCGGSSGCGSNCCGSSCCQPCCRPTCCQTTCCRTTCCRPTCCVSSCCRPSCC from the coding sequence ATGGTCAACTCCTGTTGTGGCTCCGTCTGCTCTGAGCAGGGCTGTGGCCAGGAGACTTGTTGCCGCCCCAGCTGCTGCCAGACCACCTGCTGCAGGACCACCTGCTGTCgccccagctgctgtggctccagctgctgccagccttgctgccgccccagctgctgccagaccacctgctgcaggaccacctgctgtcgccccagctgctgtggctccagctgctgccagccttgctgccgccccacctgctgccagaCCACCTGCTGCAGGACCACTTGCTGCCGCCCCAGCTGCTGTGGTTCCAGCTGCTGTGGTTCCAGCTGCTGCCGCCCCAGCTGCTGCATCTCTAGCTGCTGCCGCCCCTGCTGTGGGGGTtccagctgctgtggctccagctgctgccagccttgctgccgccccacctgctgccagaccacctgctgccgccccacctgctgtgtgtccagctgctgccgcccctGCTGTGGGGGCTCCAGCGGCTGTGGCTCGAattgctgtggctccagctgctgccagccttgctgccgccccacctgctgccagaccacctgctgccggaccacctgctgccgccccacctgctgtgtgtccagcTGCTGCCGCCCCAGCTGTTGCTAG